Genomic segment of Mycobacterium botniense:
CGGCGGTGGTTGCGCGCCGGGCCAGCCAGCTGCGCCCGACCGGCTGGGTACGGCCCCAGATCCCAAACCGCGGCCCGATAAATGTGTTGCCGGGGAGATCCTGGGAGGCCGCATACAACGTGTGCCGGGCCCCGAACTCCGCGTCGGTGGACACCACCCGGGTCAGCGCCCGTATCAGCGTGTCGCCGATCACGCGTCCGGACCGGCCCTGCAGATTGGTGTGCGAGTAGCCGGGGTGAGCGGCCAGGGCGCGCAGCGGCGCGCCGGCAGCGTCCAGGCGCCGTTGCAGTTCGCTGGTGAACAGCAAGTTGGCGAGTTTGGACTGGCCGTAGGCCAGCCACGCCGAGTACGGCCGGGACTGCCAGTTGAGGTCTTTCAGGCTGATATAGCCAATCCGGTGCAACAGCGAGGACACCGTCACGACCCGGTCGGTGAGTTTGGGCAGCAACAGATTGGTCAGCGCGAAATGGCCCAGGTGGTTGGTGCCGATCTGACGTTCGAACCCGTCGGCGGTCAGTGCGTAGGGGGTGGCCATGATGCCGGCGTTGTTGACCAGCACATCGACGGTGTCGACGCCGTCGGCGAACTCCCGCACCGAGGACA
This window contains:
- a CDS encoding oxidoreductase; the protein is MAGWTAAELPSWAGRTAIVTGANSGLGAVTARELARVGARVIMAVRDTEKGRAAAAQMAGAVEVRRLDLADLSSVREFADGVDTVDVLVNNAGIMATPYALTADGFERQIGTNHLGHFALTNLLLPKLTDRVVTVSSLLHRIGYISLKDLNWQSRPYSAWLAYGQSKLANLLFTSELQRRLDAAGAPLRALAAHPGYSHTNLQGRSGRVIGDTLIRALTRVVSTDAEFGARHTLYAASQDLPGNTFIGPRFGIWGRTQPVGRSWLARRATTAAALWELSEQLTGTKFGL